One Nesterenkonia populi DNA window includes the following coding sequences:
- the murD gene encoding UDP-N-acetylmuramoyl-L-alanine--D-glutamate ligase, whose translation MGVHPVNALDELRGWKAPGWNGLRALVTGLGVTGFSAADTLAELGAEVIVVDAKSSEKKQNDAETLRIVGVKGIRFGEEATSSIRHFADGAAPDLVITSPGWRPDSALISAAAEAGVPVWSDIQLAHRLGPRPEALAARGAPVWLTVTGTNGKTTTVSLLEQMLIADGRRAAACGNIGMPILDAVRDPEGFDALAVELSSFQLHYTEPLDATASAVLNIAEDHVDWHGTRQSYAADKAKIYERTRVACVYNAADAATGHMVAGADVVEGCRAISFAADTPEMSQLGLVLSEDGAAGEDGGGILVDRAYLDNRRHEAIELATLADFNGLAPKHLVENALAAAALARAAGVAPESVRAGIRAYEAGDHRIQPVAKQDGILWVNDSKATNPHAARASLAAFGEVVWIAGGLPKGMDYDALVESVGGRLRHVILLGTDSSQLAASLARHAPQVPVTAGFDGEDGEQAMAEAVAAAHREAQPGQTVLLSPAAASMDQFASYAARGEAFIRAVAAMIDHDDE comes from the coding sequence GTGGGTGTTCACCCAGTGAACGCTCTCGACGAGCTTCGGGGCTGGAAGGCTCCGGGCTGGAACGGCCTGCGGGCTCTGGTGACAGGCCTGGGCGTCACCGGGTTCTCCGCCGCGGACACCCTGGCCGAGCTGGGCGCCGAGGTGATCGTCGTCGACGCGAAGTCCAGTGAGAAGAAGCAGAACGACGCCGAGACGCTGCGCATTGTCGGGGTGAAGGGCATCCGCTTCGGCGAGGAGGCGACCTCCTCGATCCGCCACTTCGCCGACGGCGCGGCGCCGGATCTTGTGATCACCTCTCCGGGCTGGCGGCCGGACTCCGCCCTGATCTCTGCCGCAGCCGAGGCCGGCGTCCCCGTATGGTCGGACATTCAGCTGGCCCACCGGCTGGGCCCCCGCCCTGAGGCGCTCGCGGCCCGCGGCGCGCCGGTCTGGCTGACCGTGACCGGCACCAACGGCAAGACCACCACTGTCAGCCTGCTGGAGCAGATGCTCATCGCCGACGGTCGCCGGGCGGCGGCCTGCGGCAACATCGGCATGCCCATCCTGGACGCTGTCCGGGACCCAGAAGGCTTCGACGCTCTGGCCGTGGAGCTCTCCAGCTTCCAGCTCCACTACACCGAGCCGCTGGACGCCACGGCATCGGCGGTGCTGAACATCGCCGAGGATCACGTCGACTGGCACGGCACCCGCCAGAGCTACGCCGCCGACAAGGCCAAGATCTATGAGCGCACCCGGGTCGCCTGCGTCTACAACGCCGCCGATGCCGCCACCGGCCACATGGTGGCCGGGGCCGACGTCGTCGAAGGATGCAGGGCCATCAGCTTCGCCGCTGACACCCCCGAGATGTCCCAGCTGGGCCTGGTCCTCTCTGAGGACGGTGCCGCCGGCGAGGACGGCGGGGGGATCCTCGTCGACCGGGCCTACCTGGACAACCGGCGCCACGAGGCGATTGAGCTTGCGACCCTCGCGGACTTCAACGGTCTGGCGCCGAAGCACCTGGTGGAGAACGCGCTGGCCGCCGCAGCCCTTGCCCGCGCCGCCGGAGTCGCCCCCGAGAGCGTCCGCGCCGGCATCCGCGCCTACGAGGCCGGCGACCACCGGATCCAACCGGTCGCCAAGCAGGACGGCATCCTGTGGGTCAACGACTCCAAGGCGACCAACCCCCACGCAGCCCGGGCGTCCCTGGCCGCCTTCGGCGAGGTCGTCTGGATCGCCGGAGGCCTGCCCAAAGGCATGGACTACGACGCGCTGGTGGAATCGGTCGGAGGCCGGCTGCGCCACGTCATTCTGCTGGGCACAGACTCTTCCCAGCTGGCGGCCAGCCTCGCACGACACGCCCCCCAGGTGCCGGTGACCGCAGGGTTCGACGGCGAAGATGGTGAGCAGGCGATGGCTGAGGCCGTGGCCGCTGCGCACAGGGAGGCACAGCCCGGGCAGACCGTGCTGCTGAGCCCGGCGGCGGCGTCCATGGACCAGTTCGCCTCCTACGCCGCC